Part of the Paenibacillus aurantius genome, CTGAATTCCTTTCTTGCCGAGAATCTGTCCGGAATCCGCATCACCCAGCTGTTTATCCGGGAGGAGCGGCAGTGGGAGCAGTTCGACAGCCACAACACGGCCTATTACAAAGCGGGAATGAAAGGCACGGTCATCAACTCGATTTTTCAGCCGGCGATCGGCTTCATGGGCAACCTCGCCATTGCGCTCCTCATCTGGTATGGGGGCCTCAATGTCATCGAAGGAGGCATTACCTTCGGGGTGGTCTACGCCTTTACGCAGTACATCCGCCAGTTCTTCCAGCCGCTCATGAGCCTCGCGGAGAAATACAACCAGATCCAGACCTCCATGGTCGGTGCGGAAAGAATCTTCGACATGCTCGATGAGAAGCCGGGCATGGCCGAGCCGGAGCAGCCCGTCCCGCTGCCGAAGCAGGTGCGCGGGGAGATCGAATTCGAGAACGTGTGGTTCGCCTACACGAACGAGGACTGGGTGCTGAAGGACGTCAGCTTCAAGATTGAGCCGGGCCAGACGATCGCCTTCGTCGGGGCGACCGGCGCCGGGAAGAGCTCGATCATTCAGCTGATCAACCGGTTCTACGACATCCAGAAAGGCTCGATCAAGCTGGACGGGGTGGACATCCGCCGCATCCCGCTCGACGAGCTTCGCCGCTGCATCAGTGTGGTGCAGCAGGATGTCTTCCTGTTCACTGGCGACATCGCCTCGAACATCCGGTTGAACGATCCCTCCATCACGGATGCCCAGATCGAGCAGGCGGCCCGCATGGTGCACATGGACGACTTCATCCGCCGGCAGCCGCTCGGCTACCATACGCCGCTTGGAGAGCGCGGGGTCAGCCTGTCGCTCGGCCAGCGGCAGCTGCTGTCCTTTGCCCGGGCGATCGCCTTCAAGCCGCAAATCCTTATTCTCGACGAAGCGACGTCGAACATCGATACCGAAACGGAGCTGATCGTCCAGGACGCGCTCCACCGTATCTCCAAGGGCCGGACGACGATGATCGTCGCCCACCGCTTGTCCACCATCCAGCATGCCGACCAGATCATCGTCATGCACAAAGGACGGGTCCGGGAGATCGGCAGCCACTATCAGCTGCTGGCGCAGAAGGGGTACTATTACCGCCTGTTCGAGCTTCAGTACAAGGACCAGCGGGGGCTGAAGACGGCGGAATAGCCTAACGCCTCTCGCGAAAAATGAGAACCCGCAAGACGGACACTTCCAAAGTGACGGTCTTGCGGGTTTTTGTTCTTCTGTCCGGCCTTGAGAGCTGCGAGACCGCCTACGAGCCCTAACGCGCTAAGGACTCGCGGGTTTCCTTTGTTCAGATGAGCAATCGGGAAGAAAACCCGGGGACAGGCTGATGGTAAGGTTAAGGGGGAGCGGGATGACTGAAAAGCGACTGAAGGAGGAGCAATAATGAAAACATGGCTTCTTTTGCTGCAGGGCGGTGGGAAAGGGGCTTATGAGGCGGATCGAAAGCTGGCGGAGAATCTGAGAATGCACTTGGGCGAGGAAATGGAGGTCGTCTATCCGCAGATGCCGGATGAGGACAGGCCGGATTACCGGGCTTGGCGGGACAGGGTGGCCGGGATCCTGATGTCCCGGGGAGGAAGGGCGATTTGGGCGGGACATTCTCTTGGGGCGTCCTTCCTGCTGAAGTATCTTTCGGAGGAGGAGCCGCCAACTCCCCCAGCAGGTGTTTTTCTGATAGCCCCGCCTTATTGGGGAGCAGAGGGATGGGAGGTAGAGGAATACCGTCTGTGCGAAGGCTCCGAGCGTAAGCTGACCGGTTACCGGCCCATAGTCTTCTACCACAGCCGGGATGATAAGATAGTGCCCTGCTCGCATCTGGCCCTTTATGCCGGGAAGCTTCCGCATGCGCATACCCGGGAATTCATGGACAGGGGGCATCAGTTTACCGGCAACCTATCGGAAGTGGCGGATGATATCCGTCTACTGGTTTTAGAAGAACAACGGGGCAGTGCCCGGCCTATTTGATAAGGCAGCACTACATTTCCTTACTTGCCCCGACCGGCCCTCATCCGGTAAGGTTAAACCAGAAGGGTCAGACGGGAGGGGCCAGCATGTCAAGCTTGACGAGCATGAATGTTGCCGCAAAAACGGCAAGCGGGTTAAACGAGGCAGCCAACAGCCTGTACCGGCCGGAGCTGCTGGCAGAGGAGTACCGCCCCCGCGTTAGCGCTTATTATTTCCGTCAATGGGAAGGATTCCGGATGGACGCCCACTCCCATGATCGGGTTGAGATCATGTACGTCCTGAAGGGAGCCTGTGTCGTGGATACCGAAGGGGCTTCCCTTTCCCTGAAGAAGGGGGACTTCGTCCTGCTTGACGCCAACGTGAGCCACAATCTGCTCGTGGGCGATCCCTGCCGTATGCTGAATGTAGAATTCGAATTTGCGTCAGGCGGAGGCGTTGGCCTCTGCCTTCGGGAACTGGCCGCAGGAGGGGAGGAGCTCGGCCGGTTTCTGGCCAAGCCCAGGCCATTCTGGCTGCTGAAGGACGACGGGGAAGTGTATCCCACCTTAAAAAGTCTCGTGCTGGAGCTGTCCGAACGAAGGGGAAGCCGCGATACGATGGTGCAGCTCCTTCTCTCGCGGCTCATTCTTCAAATAGCACGGATGGCCGAAGAAACGGATACGGAGGGGGCGAGCCCGGCTTCTTCTTACTTCCGCAAAACGACGGAGTATATTCACTCCCACTATGACTGCGACCTTCAGCTGAAGGACATAGCCGGGGCGGTCAGCCTGCATCCGGGTTACCTCCACCGTGTGTTCAAGGCGTCAGCCGGCTGTACGGTGATGGAATACCTGACCAAGGTCCGGGTGGAGAAGGCCCGGATGCTGCTCGCCCATTCGGATATCCCGGTAATCGACATCTCATGCTATATCGGCATGAACAGCCGTCAGTATTTCAGCGCCGTATTCAAGAAGCACACCGGCCAGACGCCGGCCGGGTACCGCCGCACCTTCCGGACCCATCAGGGAGCGGAGACGGAAGGTTAAGATTTTATACCTTTTGGCACGGAACAAGTCAAGATCGTGAAAACCGTTTCTTTCCCCATATGCTACGATTTCAGGGAGATCTAATTCTGGAAGCGTAAGGAGGAAGGAAACCATGGCATTCAAAATAGCTTTCATCGGAGCCGGGAGCATCGGCTTCACGCGCGGGCTGCTGCGTGACCTGCTGTCCGTGCCGGAATTCGCCGAAACCGAGGTGGCGTTTACCGATATCAACCCTCACAATCTCGACATGGTGACCCGGCTCTGCCAGAGGGACATCGATGAGAACGGGCTGCCGATCCGCATTCAGGCGACAACCGACCGGCGCGAGGCTCTAAAGGGGGCCAACTATGTTTTCGTAACGATCCGCGTCGGCGGGCTGGAGGCTTTCCAGACGGACGTGGACATTCCGCTCCGGTACGGCGTCGACCAGTGTGTGGGCGATACGCTTTGCGCCGGCGGGATCATGTACGGGCAGCGGGGCATCGCCGTTATGCTCGGGATTTGCAAAGACATTCGGGAAGTGGCGGGGCCCGGGTGCCTGCTGCTGAACTATGCCAATCCGATGGCTATGCTCACCTGGGCGTGCAACAAGTACGGCGGCGTACGCACGATCGGGCTGTGCCACGGGGTCCAGGGAGGACACCGGCAGATCGCTAAGGCGCTCGGACTCGAGAAGAATGAGGTCGACATCATCTGCGCAGGCATCAACCATCAGACCTGGTACATTCAGGTGAAGCACAACGGGGAGGACATGACCGGACGCCTGCTTGAGGCGTTCGAGAATCATCCCGAATACAGCCAAACGGAGAAGGTCCGGATCGACATGCTGAGGCGCTTCGGCTATTACAGCACGGAATCGAACGGCCATCTAAGCGAATACCTTCCTTGGTACCGTAAGCGTCCGGAGGAGATCAAGGACTGGATCGATCTGGGAAGCTGGATCAATGGAGAAACGGGAGGATACCTCCGCGTATGCACGGAGGGCCGCCGCTGGTTCGAAACGGATTTTCCGAACTGGATGAAGGAAGCGCCGGTCAAGTATGCACCGGAAGCCCGCGGCGAAGAGCACGGTTCCTACATCATCGAGGGGCTGGAGACGGGGCGTGTGTACCGCGGGCATTTTAACGTGGTCAACAACGGGGTCATCTCCAATCTTCCGGACGATGCGATCATCGAGGCGCCGGGCTACGTGGACCGCAACGGCATCAGCATGCCGGTGGTCGGCGACCTTCCGCTCGGCTGCGCCGCGGTTTGCCAAGCCAGCATCTCGGTGCAGCGGCTTGCCGTAGAAGCGGCCGTACATGGAGACGACCGGCTGCTTAGGCAGGCGTTCCTGATGGATCCGCTGGTCGGGGCGGTCTGCAACCCGAAAGAGGTGTGGCAGATGGTCGACGAGATGCTGGCCGCGCAGGAGGCGTGGCTGCCGCAATACGGGGAGGCCATCCAGGCGGCCAAAGCCCGTCTGGCTTCGGGCCCGCTCGTGCCGACCCGGGATTACCGTGGAGCGGCCCGTCTTGAGGTGAAGACGGTGGAGGAGATGCGGAAGAACCGCGAGGAAGCGAACAAGAACGCCGGAGAATCGGATAAAGCGCTGGAGCGTCCGGCGGCGAAATAACGAGCCCGGCGTTAGCCGGGGCAGGCAGCGGATCGGAAGCGGGACCCCAGTCGAGGATGTTCCCCCAGGAAAGCCAGAATTTGCTCATGAAAGAACCTCCGTCTCTACATGAATGTAGAAACGGAGGTCTTTGTCTTGCCTGATAAGGAAAAAGCTTTCCCGGTCTGCCGCGCCGGTTACCGGGCGCCCGGTCCGCTTCCGGCGCCGCCGCCCGCTGACCCGAAGGAGAGGGAATAGTTGAGCGGACCTTCAAAGGTGATGTAATCCAGGTTGACCATGAGCAGAAGAAAGCGGGTGCCGGTTTGCGGATCGCTGATGATGATGTGATCGCGGCCGGCCGCTTCCAGGCGGCCCTTGAAAATTTTGGCGTTCCACTCCTTATTGTTCTCGTACGTCATATAGAGGGTGGCGGTTTTGCCCAGATTCATCCGCAGAATGTTCTCGATGTAGGATTGCTCAAGCGGAGGCTGGGAAGCCTCGGCCGAGGCGACCGTTCCCCCCGACGGAGTCATAACGGCTCCCGACGGCACCGGGGGAGGCGTGCTTGTCGGGCTCATGCCCATGCCGGGCATCATGCCGGCTCCCATTCCTCCACCCATGCCCGCTCCCATGCCGGGCATCATGCCCGGTCCCATCCCCGGCATCATTCCGCCGCCCATTCCTGGGGCCATACCCGGATAACCCGGACCGTAGCCTCCGCCGCCGGGGTACCCCGGAGCCCCCATTCCGCCCGGAGCTTTGTTCGATGCTCCGCCGACCTGTCCCGGGAAGCCCATGTTGCCGATCTGGCCGGTCTTGCCTGGCTGGTACTGCATCATCCGTTTCATTCCTCCCTTACTGACCATTCTTGTGCCAGCCTGCCGGATAAGGCACTAGTGCCTTATCCGCAAATGAAGTTCTGCTTACCTAGCGATTTTCGTGCGCCTACCGAGGTTTTCTCGCGAGCCTTGCTGCCGGATAAGGCACTAGTTAATAAGTATTGTAGATATTCGAGCAATTTGCCTGAGTGGGAGAAAAAAAACAATGATTTTTATACCGGCCGCTGTTCGGCTGGTTGTACCACTGTCCCGGGCAAGCTCCCGTGGGGCGGAAGAACCACAGCGCATTGGATGCGGGATGAACCCGTTCCCCGTTGATGACCCGGTTGGCCAGCCGGAGATCCCGGTCCCTCGCCCGCTGGTAGAAGTATCCCTTGACGGTCGCCTCGAAGCCGCCGGGACGCTGGAAGACCATCTGCTCCAGCGACCGGATCCCTTTGAAATCCAGGCAGTTGCCCCGCACGCGGTTAACCCCGACGTTCCCCACCATAAGCATGCCCTGCTCACCTTCGCCCTCCGCTTCCGCCCGCATCAAACGGGCGAGCAGCTTGCGGTCGTTGCTGTTCGTTTTAATGACAGCCATCACTTCTCCCTTCCTTTCTGCCTGCTTCGGCCCGGGATCCTTCCGTCCGGCGAGGAAAGGGAGCGGCATCCGCCGGACCGGAAGCCTTGGCCAAAAGCCAGGCACCCTTACCTCCATTGTATTAATCGGATGTCGAAACCATGACAGAGCCTTCGGGGGACTTCGACAATTGTATGAATTTCTCATCCCGCTTGTTGTAAAAGCCCCCCCGGGTTGCTATGATGAAGAGGTTGACAATGGACTGCCGGGGATAAACTTTATTCAATCGGTTAATTGGCTTAACGGCTGCAAGATAAAGCAAGGAGGTACTACGTTGGATAAACAATTGCACTACAGCGATACGATGGAGATGAGTTCCACGGAAGAGCAGGCGGAGGCCGCAGCAGGGCCTGTAACGTGGAAGGATTTTTACCATTTGACCAAACCGGGGATCATTTTCTCCAATCTGATTACGGCGTTCGGAGGCTTCTGGATCGCTTCCAAGTGGGAAATCAATTGGGGCCTGATGGTGCTCACGCTTCTCGGAACCGCTCTGGTTATGGCCTCCGGGTGCGTACTCAATAATTACCTCGACCGGGACCTTGACGGTAAGATGGAACGGACCCGCAAGCGCGCCCTGCCGACCGGGAAGCTTTCGCCGAATGTCGTGCTCGGGTATGGAATCACCCTGGGCGTTATCGGGACGAGCGTTCTCGGCCTTCTGGTCAACCCTCTGGCCGCCCTGCTCGGATTGTTCGGATTGTTCGTCTATGTATGGATCTATACGGCTTGGCTGAAGCGGACCTCGGTTTGGAATACCGTGGTGGGGGCGATCTCCGGTGCCGTGCCTCCGGTTATCGGCTACGTCGCCGTAACGGAAACGATCGACATGGGGGCGGCGGTTTTGTTCGCCATCCTCTTCCTCTGGCAGCCTCCTCATTTCTGGGCGCTGGGCATCCGGCGCTTGGAGGATTACAAAGCGGCCGGCTACCAGATGCTCCCCGTGGTGAAGGGAACGTTCCAGACCAAGCTCAGCATGCTGCGTTATGTCGTCCCGCTCGTTCCGCTTCCCGTGCTCCTCTATACGTACGGGTATGTAGGGGAGATCTTCCTGTTTGCCGGCCCGATTCTTGGCCTGATCTGGCTGTATCTGTGCGTTCAGGGCTTTAAAGCCAAGGACGAGACCCAATGGGCGAAGAAGACCTTCCTTTTCTCGATCAACTACTTGACGCTTCTGTTCATCATCATGGTCATCGATACGGTCGCCCTGAAATAAACTAACGGCCATCCCATCCGGGGGTGGCCGTTTTGTCGGATAGGCATGGAAAACGGGTCCCGATGCCCCGGGAGCCCCGATTACCAGTATATATTATACAAAGGTGGGTACCGAAAAGATGAACACCCTGTCCAAGCACTGGTTCAAAATCGCAGCCGTGGTCGTCGTGCTGGCGCTGGCCGCGGCCATCGGCTACAAGACGGTAATGAAGAAGGAGTTCCCGCACACCCCGATGGGTCCGGCCACGGATTTCAAGCTTACCAACCTTCAGGGCCAAAGCACAGGACTCAGCGACTACGACGGAAAGGTGCGCCTGGTCTATTTCTTCTGGTCGACTTGTCCTGATGTTTGCTCGCCAACCACTTACGTTCTTTCTCAGGTGCAGGAGAAGCTGAAGGAGAAGAAGTCTTTCGGAAACAAGGCCGAGATCCTCTCCGTGTCCTTCGACCCCGACCGGGATACGCCGGAACGGCTCAAGGAATTCTCTCAAACCTTCAAGGCGGACCCGGCCGGCTGGCAGTTTTTGCGGGGAGGGAAACAGGAGACCCGGGATTTGGCGAAGCAGTACGGAGTGTCGGTGATTGAAGGGAAGGACGGCTCGCTTACCCACACGAATGCCATTTTCATCGTCGATAAGAAAGGCATCAAGCGTCATTATTACGGCGGCAGCGACCTGGATCT contains:
- a CDS encoding ABC transporter ATP-binding protein, with amino-acid sequence MNIHKEKERVDFTDSQLLGRLLAFAKPYWKMIGLCLVLAILIVVADLARPYLLKLAIDEHIHGLNRPMLSDTADKTEELARFGDVTEVDGRVYVRVPEDADLTNLPSTAAKRQIVEVNDREYMAEGWLPAGKKEAPEVRKDAGGKTELVMSGQTYPAVPLEAEQVKAFRQHDYRGFVNLGVLFLITVVVSSVLNYVQGNLLQYTGQTIIFNIREKLFTHLSRMSMSFFDRNPVGRLVVRVTQDTESLNQLYSQVVVNLIKDVIVVIGIVIIMLQMSLKLSLLAFAVLPVLALMTFYYRKVVREAQRRARLILSRLNSFLAENLSGIRITQLFIREERQWEQFDSHNTAYYKAGMKGTVINSIFQPAIGFMGNLAIALLIWYGGLNVIEGGITFGVVYAFTQYIRQFFQPLMSLAEKYNQIQTSMVGAERIFDMLDEKPGMAEPEQPVPLPKQVRGEIEFENVWFAYTNEDWVLKDVSFKIEPGQTIAFVGATGAGKSSIIQLINRFYDIQKGSIKLDGVDIRRIPLDELRRCISVVQQDVFLFTGDIASNIRLNDPSITDAQIEQAARMVHMDDFIRRQPLGYHTPLGERGVSLSLGQRQLLSFARAIAFKPQILILDEATSNIDTETELIVQDALHRISKGRTTMIVAHRLSTIQHADQIIVMHKGRVREIGSHYQLLAQKGYYYRLFELQYKDQRGLKTAE
- a CDS encoding alpha/beta hydrolase, whose amino-acid sequence is MKTWLLLLQGGGKGAYEADRKLAENLRMHLGEEMEVVYPQMPDEDRPDYRAWRDRVAGILMSRGGRAIWAGHSLGASFLLKYLSEEEPPTPPAGVFLIAPPYWGAEGWEVEEYRLCEGSERKLTGYRPIVFYHSRDDKIVPCSHLALYAGKLPHAHTREFMDRGHQFTGNLSEVADDIRLLVLEEQRGSARPI
- a CDS encoding AraC family transcriptional regulator; the protein is MSSLTSMNVAAKTASGLNEAANSLYRPELLAEEYRPRVSAYYFRQWEGFRMDAHSHDRVEIMYVLKGACVVDTEGASLSLKKGDFVLLDANVSHNLLVGDPCRMLNVEFEFASGGGVGLCLRELAAGGEELGRFLAKPRPFWLLKDDGEVYPTLKSLVLELSERRGSRDTMVQLLLSRLILQIARMAEETDTEGASPASSYFRKTTEYIHSHYDCDLQLKDIAGAVSLHPGYLHRVFKASAGCTVMEYLTKVRVEKARMLLAHSDIPVIDISCYIGMNSRQYFSAVFKKHTGQTPAGYRRTFRTHQGAETEG
- the melA gene encoding alpha-glucosidase/alpha-galactosidase — encoded protein: MAFKIAFIGAGSIGFTRGLLRDLLSVPEFAETEVAFTDINPHNLDMVTRLCQRDIDENGLPIRIQATTDRREALKGANYVFVTIRVGGLEAFQTDVDIPLRYGVDQCVGDTLCAGGIMYGQRGIAVMLGICKDIREVAGPGCLLLNYANPMAMLTWACNKYGGVRTIGLCHGVQGGHRQIAKALGLEKNEVDIICAGINHQTWYIQVKHNGEDMTGRLLEAFENHPEYSQTEKVRIDMLRRFGYYSTESNGHLSEYLPWYRKRPEEIKDWIDLGSWINGETGGYLRVCTEGRRWFETDFPNWMKEAPVKYAPEARGEEHGSYIIEGLETGRVYRGHFNVVNNGVISNLPDDAIIEAPGYVDRNGISMPVVGDLPLGCAAVCQASISVQRLAVEAAVHGDDRLLRQAFLMDPLVGAVCNPKEVWQMVDEMLAAQEAWLPQYGEAIQAAKARLASGPLVPTRDYRGAARLEVKTVEEMRKNREEANKNAGESDKALERPAAK
- the gerQ gene encoding spore coat protein GerQ, with amino-acid sequence MVSKGGMKRMMQYQPGKTGQIGNMGFPGQVGGASNKAPGGMGAPGYPGGGGYGPGYPGMAPGMGGGMMPGMGPGMMPGMGAGMGGGMGAGMMPGMGMSPTSTPPPVPSGAVMTPSGGTVASAEASQPPLEQSYIENILRMNLGKTATLYMTYENNKEWNAKIFKGRLEAAGRDHIIISDPQTGTRFLLLMVNLDYITFEGPLNYSLSFGSAGGGAGSGPGAR
- a CDS encoding cell wall hydrolase, whose protein sequence is MAVIKTNSNDRKLLARLMRAEAEGEGEQGMLMVGNVGVNRVRGNCLDFKGIRSLEQMVFQRPGGFEATVKGYFYQRARDRDLRLANRVINGERVHPASNALWFFRPTGACPGQWYNQPNSGRYKNHCFFSPTQANCSNIYNTY
- the cyoE gene encoding heme o synthase; the protein is MDKQLHYSDTMEMSSTEEQAEAAAGPVTWKDFYHLTKPGIIFSNLITAFGGFWIASKWEINWGLMVLTLLGTALVMASGCVLNNYLDRDLDGKMERTRKRALPTGKLSPNVVLGYGITLGVIGTSVLGLLVNPLAALLGLFGLFVYVWIYTAWLKRTSVWNTVVGAISGAVPPVIGYVAVTETIDMGAAVLFAILFLWQPPHFWALGIRRLEDYKAAGYQMLPVVKGTFQTKLSMLRYVVPLVPLPVLLYTYGYVGEIFLFAGPILGLIWLYLCVQGFKAKDETQWAKKTFLFSINYLTLLFIIMVIDTVALK
- a CDS encoding SCO family protein — protein: MGTEKMNTLSKHWFKIAAVVVVLALAAAIGYKTVMKKEFPHTPMGPATDFKLTNLQGQSTGLSDYDGKVRLVYFFWSTCPDVCSPTTYVLSQVQEKLKEKKSFGNKAEILSVSFDPDRDTPERLKEFSQTFKADPAGWQFLRGGKQETRDLAKQYGVSVIEGKDGSLTHTNAIFIVDKKGIKRHYYGGSDLDLSADQIVEDILFLSKE